One window from the genome of Ktedonobacterales bacterium encodes:
- a CDS encoding DinB family protein, producing METLWNTALWRQFGAAIEMLENALLACPEALWQERLWRNPPSPEFPPPFAEFWYVTYHTLVWLDLYLSGVPEEDFAPPAPFAQSVLDSAEALPAQPYTREELRAYLAALRQKCRATLLALTGEQARRPVSYPWSRGQPISFLELLLYNLRHVQEHVAQLSLFLGQHGIPDEALIAVARAKDEPGDH from the coding sequence ATGGAGACCTTATGGAACACGGCGCTGTGGCGGCAGTTCGGCGCGGCTATTGAGATGCTGGAAAACGCCCTGCTGGCCTGCCCGGAGGCGCTGTGGCAAGAGCGCCTCTGGCGCAACCCCCCATCACCGGAGTTCCCGCCACCGTTCGCGGAGTTCTGGTATGTCACCTATCATACACTGGTCTGGCTCGACCTGTATCTCTCAGGCGTCCCGGAGGAGGACTTTGCTCCCCCGGCTCCCTTTGCCCAGAGCGTGCTCGATTCCGCCGAGGCGCTGCCTGCACAGCCCTATACCAGAGAGGAACTGCGCGCCTATCTCGCCGCTTTGCGCCAGAAGTGCCGCGCCACGCTCCTCGCGCTGACGGGCGAGCAGGCGCGGCGACCCGTCTCGTATCCCTGGTCCAGGGGGCAGCCTATCAGCTTTCTGGAGTTGCTCCTCTACAATCTGCGCCACGTCCAGGAACATGTGGCCCAACTGAGCCTCTTTCTCGGCCAGCACGGCATCCCGGACGAGGCGCTCATCGCGGTTGCGCGCGCGAAGGATGAGCCTGGGGACCATTAG
- a CDS encoding pyridoxamine 5'-phosphate oxidase family protein produces MEAQPAETSEPEASRPRMFGGHLEPTRLPWKWAVAQLEVARNYWIATTRPDGRPHCRPVWGVWLDGLLYFSTGALTWKNLEHHPATTVHLESGSKVVILEGITEEMKNPSLLEQVASAYEAKYHWKLDTDELPYAFRPQVAFGWCSDDEGLDGGSAFHGTATRWKFP; encoded by the coding sequence ATGGAAGCACAACCTGCTGAAACCAGCGAGCCAGAAGCCAGTCGCCCGCGCATGTTTGGCGGCCATCTTGAGCCGACGCGGCTCCCCTGGAAATGGGCAGTCGCTCAATTAGAAGTAGCCCGCAACTATTGGATCGCCACCACGCGCCCCGATGGGCGGCCACACTGCCGCCCGGTCTGGGGCGTCTGGCTGGATGGCCTCCTCTACTTCAGCACTGGCGCGCTGACCTGGAAGAACCTGGAACACCATCCCGCGACCACCGTCCATCTGGAGAGCGGCAGCAAAGTCGTCATTCTGGAGGGCATCACCGAAGAGATGAAGAACCCCTCTCTGCTGGAGCAAGTGGCCTCCGCCTACGAGGCCAAGTACCATTGGAAGCTGGACACAGACGAACTCCCCTATGCCTTCCGGCCCCAGGTTGCCTTTGGCTGGTGTTCGGATGACGAAGGACTCGACGGTGGCTCGGCCTTTCATGGCACAGCCACGCGCTGGAAGTTCCCCTGA
- a CDS encoding Type 1 glutamine amidotransferase-like domain-containing protein produces the protein MMSSPQGTLALVGSGEFLPPIEPLDRLLLERLSGPARVIVLPTASAPDGPGVPERWAKMGSEHFTRLGAAVEAAMLLTRADAESETLAAQIAAANFVYFSGGKPQYLVTTLRDTPCWRAIAGVFAAGGVVAGCSAGAMALADRMVDFPRFWRTVPALGLASGLAVIPHFDEMPGIFINLGRLASRKTSVVGVPGSTALVGSDHHWTVQGHSSITVFTGKGKTIYPVGEQVSLAG, from the coding sequence ATGATGTCATCACCGCAGGGGACGCTCGCGCTGGTCGGATCAGGCGAGTTTTTGCCCCCCATCGAGCCGCTGGACCGCCTTCTGCTGGAGCGGCTTTCCGGTCCGGCCCGCGTCATCGTCTTGCCCACCGCCTCCGCGCCCGATGGGCCGGGCGTGCCGGAACGCTGGGCCAAAATGGGCAGCGAGCATTTCACCCGCCTGGGCGCTGCCGTCGAAGCGGCCATGCTGCTCACCCGCGCCGACGCCGAATCAGAAACGCTCGCCGCGCAGATCGCCGCCGCCAACTTCGTCTATTTCTCCGGCGGCAAACCGCAGTACCTCGTCACCACCCTGCGCGACACCCCCTGCTGGCGAGCTATCGCGGGCGTCTTTGCCGCTGGCGGCGTCGTCGCTGGCTGCTCTGCCGGGGCAATGGCTCTCGCTGATCGCATGGTTGATTTCCCCCGCTTCTGGCGCACCGTCCCCGCGCTGGGCCTGGCCTCTGGCCTGGCGGTGATCCCCCATTTCGACGAAATGCCGGGCATCTTCATCAACCTGGGCCGCCTGGCAAGCCGCAAAACCAGCGTCGTTGGCGTGCCTGGCTCGACAGCCCTGGTCGGCTCCGACCACCACTGGACCGTCCAGGGACACAGCAGCATCACCGTCTTCACCGGCAAAGGCAAGACCATCTATCCCGTTGGCGAACAGGTATCGCTCGCGGGCTAA
- a CDS encoding ribosomal protein L7/L12, with amino-acid sequence MLKRILLFTGALAVLLHLSFDEQDYYARLTRLEALMNLVLLRLGIDPNTAFAGPSEQIKWLLMQGKKIEAIKVYREQTGLGLKEAKDTIDAIERQMRGY; translated from the coding sequence ATGCTGAAACGTATCCTTCTCTTTACTGGCGCGCTGGCTGTGCTGCTGCATCTCAGCTTCGATGAGCAGGATTACTACGCCCGGCTGACCCGCCTTGAAGCCCTGATGAATCTGGTCTTGCTGCGCCTGGGTATTGACCCGAATACGGCGTTTGCCGGACCTTCAGAACAGATCAAATGGCTGCTCATGCAAGGCAAGAAGATCGAAGCCATCAAAGTCTACCGCGAACAAACCGGCCTGGGCCTGAAAGAAGCCAAAGACACCATTGACGCCATAGAACGCCAGATGCGCGGCTACTAG
- a CDS encoding zinc ribbon domain-containing protein, with product MQSGFCTNCGQPLAAGAVFCPSCGTRVEAPPAAASATTVNSVPPSAPPYTPGSNPPASFSPATSAPPAAPPKSQTSTLIGWLIGCLGVFLLVIILLVAAVIYGILSQKLIFFAIGLGGLFVVLLIAVAIEHQVRRLYRRFKGTLGVANGSSGFSPRYQGASRSYREQPHFSLFRFLFSLAVLAGLVYGGLFLYYTQEFTGNWSGVLTIGGVQQGVLANIQISLPLHSPTNPSFSDLPSLTFTQVEFKPTTARACVGSQNIYQLSGTASRLDASRVEMTLKTGAVTVPLHGAYNSGKFTLSGTSQGKPVTLILEKGSDQAGYLAICPTRLLATKSSRSM from the coding sequence ATGCAGTCAGGCTTTTGCACCAACTGCGGCCAGCCCCTTGCCGCCGGGGCCGTGTTCTGCCCATCCTGCGGCACACGCGTCGAAGCGCCGCCAGCCGCCGCTTCCGCCACAACTGTCAACTCCGTTCCACCGAGCGCGCCACCGTATACCCCTGGCTCCAATCCCCCGGCGTCGTTCAGCCCGGCCACCTCTGCCCCGCCCGCTGCTCCGCCCAAAAGCCAGACATCAACGCTCATCGGCTGGCTGATCGGCTGTCTCGGCGTCTTCCTGCTTGTCATCATCCTGCTGGTCGCCGCCGTCATCTACGGCATCCTCTCGCAGAAGCTCATCTTTTTCGCCATTGGCCTGGGCGGTCTGTTCGTCGTCCTCCTCATCGCCGTAGCGATTGAACACCAGGTTCGACGCCTGTATCGGCGCTTCAAGGGTACGCTCGGCGTTGCCAATGGCTCCAGCGGCTTTTCACCGCGTTACCAGGGCGCGTCTCGCAGCTATCGGGAGCAGCCACACTTCAGCCTGTTCCGCTTTCTCTTCTCGCTGGCGGTCCTGGCCGGTCTGGTCTATGGCGGCCTCTTCCTCTACTATACCCAGGAGTTTACCGGCAACTGGTCGGGCGTCCTCACCATTGGGGGCGTCCAGCAAGGGGTACTGGCGAACATACAGATTTCGCTCCCGCTGCACAGCCCCACAAACCCTTCCTTCTCCGATCTGCCCTCGCTCACCTTTACTCAGGTCGAGTTCAAGCCAACGACGGCTCGCGCCTGCGTGGGCAGCCAGAACATCTACCAGCTTTCCGGCACAGCTTCCCGGCTGGACGCCTCGCGGGTCGAGATGACCCTGAAAACCGGCGCGGTGACTGTCCCCCTGCATGGCGCTTACAACAGCGGGAAATTCACGCTCAGCGGAACCTCTCAGGGCAAGCCCGTCACCCTGATCTTAGAGAAAGGCAGCGATCAGGCAGGCTATCTTGCCATCTGCCCTACCCGCCTTCTAGCAACCAAAAGCAGCCGCTCCATGTGA